A stretch of Blautia liquoris DNA encodes these proteins:
- a CDS encoding cyclodeaminase/cyclohydrolase family protein produces MVFSEVSCREFVDVLGSKAPVPGGGGASALVGAVGCALGNMVGSLTVGKKKYKDVEADMYGLIERAENLQRDLLGLIQRDAEVFEPLSKVYAMKHDTKEQKQEKAEAMEKALREACTVPVKIMEKTCETIELLGQFASKGSVMAISDAGAGAACCQGALKAASLNVYINTKSMQDRSYAEQLNKNCDQMIEKYTKIAGDIFDDVLLRLK; encoded by the coding sequence ATGGTTTTTTCTGAGGTTTCCTGCAGAGAATTTGTAGATGTTCTGGGGTCGAAAGCCCCAGTTCCGGGCGGCGGCGGTGCATCCGCCCTCGTCGGAGCCGTGGGCTGTGCCCTCGGCAATATGGTTGGAAGTTTGACTGTGGGAAAGAAGAAATATAAAGATGTAGAAGCGGATATGTATGGACTGATAGAACGGGCGGAGAATCTTCAAAGGGATCTGCTCGGACTGATACAGCGTGATGCAGAGGTTTTTGAACCTTTGTCTAAAGTTTATGCTATGAAGCATGACACAAAAGAACAGAAGCAAGAAAAAGCTGAAGCGATGGAGAAGGCACTTCGGGAGGCCTGCACAGTTCCTGTAAAGATTATGGAAAAGACCTGTGAGACGATAGAACTGTTGGGCCAATTTGCCTCAAAGGGATCCGTTATGGCGATCAGTGATGCCGGTGCGGGAGCTGCATGTTGCCAAGGGGCACTGAAAGCGGCCAGTTTGAACGTTTATATCAATACGAAGTCTATGCAAGACAGATCCTATGCAGAGCAGCTAAATAAGAATTGTGATCAGATGATAGAAAAATATACGAAAATTGCCGGAGATATCTTTGATGATGTCTTATTGCGGCTGAAATAA
- the spoIVA gene encoding stage IV sporulation protein A, translating to MDTFAVYKDIQARTNGQFLVGVVGPVRTGKSTFIRRFLEVLALPNLKEQDQNEIRDQLPQSGSGKLITTVEPKFIPKDSMEIDLGSDTKVNLRLIDCVGFMVPDALGNMENEKERMVKTPWFEDAVPFAQAAEIGTKKVISDHSTIGLLVTTDGSFGEIPRENYVGAEEKTVQELKKQGKPFVIILNTVRPYSEDAQNLANEISQKYQADCIPVNCDQLRRDDIVKILEHILYEFPVRQVEFYIPKWVELLSLTSPLKKQLVEKIKEMSSKIRYVRDVKSQAVTLDCDYVKETNLMNLDLSTGIVKIRIDMKEKYYYEMMSQMTGVDIEGEYDLMHTLQELSLMKQEYVKVKNALESVRGCGYGVVIPEKGEITMDDPVLIKQGNKFGVKMKSTSPSIHMIKANIETEIAPIVGTEDQANDLIAYIKESSKKEDGIWNTNIFGKSVEQLVEDGIKTKVAQITEESQVKLQDSMQKIVNDSKGGMVCIII from the coding sequence ATGGATACATTTGCTGTTTACAAAGATATACAAGCCCGTACTAACGGACAGTTTCTGGTGGGGGTTGTCGGACCGGTAAGAACAGGTAAATCTACATTTATCCGCAGATTTCTGGAGGTATTGGCACTTCCAAACCTGAAAGAACAGGATCAGAATGAAATTAGGGATCAACTTCCTCAAAGTGGTTCCGGGAAACTGATTACGACTGTTGAGCCAAAGTTTATCCCGAAAGATTCCATGGAAATTGATCTGGGTTCGGATACCAAGGTAAACTTAAGGCTAATTGACTGTGTTGGGTTTATGGTTCCCGATGCACTTGGAAATATGGAAAATGAAAAAGAACGGATGGTAAAAACTCCATGGTTTGAGGATGCAGTTCCCTTTGCCCAGGCAGCGGAGATTGGAACAAAGAAGGTGATTTCAGACCATTCTACGATCGGACTTTTGGTTACTACGGATGGTTCATTCGGTGAGATACCGAGAGAAAACTATGTCGGTGCAGAGGAAAAGACGGTACAGGAACTGAAGAAACAGGGGAAGCCTTTTGTTATAATTCTAAATACCGTGCGGCCGTACAGTGAAGATGCACAGAATCTGGCGAATGAAATTAGCCAAAAATACCAGGCAGACTGTATTCCGGTCAACTGCGACCAGCTTCGAAGGGATGACATTGTCAAGATTCTGGAACATATTCTCTATGAATTTCCTGTACGTCAGGTAGAGTTTTACATACCTAAATGGGTGGAACTATTATCCCTTACAAGTCCTTTAAAGAAGCAGCTAGTTGAAAAAATTAAAGAAATGTCGTCAAAGATACGATACGTGAGGGATGTAAAGAGCCAGGCTGTAACGCTGGATTGTGACTACGTAAAGGAAACAAACCTGATGAATCTGGATCTTTCTACGGGCATCGTTAAAATCCGCATTGATATGAAAGAGAAGTATTACTACGAGATGATGAGCCAGATGACAGGGGTAGACATCGAAGGAGAATATGATTTGATGCATACACTACAGGAATTGTCTCTGATGAAGCAGGAATATGTCAAAGTTAAAAACGCACTTGAATCCGTGCGCGGGTGCGGTTATGGTGTTGTGATACCGGAAAAAGGGGAAATCACCATGGATGACCCAGTATTGATTAAACAAGGAAATAAGTTTGGTGTAAAGATGAAGTCGACCAGTCCTTCTATTCATATGATTAAAGCTAATATTGAGACTGAGATTGCTCCTATTGTAGGTACGGAGGATCAGGCTAACGATCTGATTGCCTATATCAAAGAAAGCTCAAAAAAAGAAGACGGAATCTGGAATACGAATATATTTGGAAAGTCTGTGGAACAATTAGTAGAAGACGGCATAAAAACAAAGGTTGCACAGATTACCGAAGAAAGCCAAGTGAAACTTCAGGACTCTATGCAAAAGATCGTAAATGACAGCAAGGGTGGGATGGTATGTATTATTATTTAA
- a CDS encoding bifunctional 5,10-methylenetetrahydrofolate dehydrogenase/5,10-methenyltetrahydrofolate cyclohydrolase: MAKRLLGKEVNQALNKRITENVNLLQNQGITPKLAIIRVGENPGDISYEKGATKRCQTLGVACEKILLSSDSTQEELLKVIDRLNKDDEIHGVLLLRPLPKHLNQEQIENALVPEKDVDCMTDSSMTGVFTGKSIGFPPCTAQACMEILDHYKIDCTGKRAVIVGRSLVVGKPTAMMLLSKNATVTICHTKTKDMASVIREADIVIVAAGRPGVVDAECLRPGQIVIDVGINVDQDGKLCGDVDFSQAETIVDAITPVPGGVGSVTTSVSVSHVVEAAVKKAGLQ, translated from the coding sequence ATGGCAAAAAGACTGCTTGGAAAAGAGGTAAATCAGGCCTTAAATAAGCGCATAACAGAAAATGTAAACTTACTTCAGAATCAGGGAATTACACCAAAACTTGCAATCATCCGCGTAGGTGAGAATCCAGGGGATATCTCATATGAAAAGGGAGCCACCAAGCGTTGTCAAACACTTGGTGTGGCTTGTGAAAAAATTTTATTGTCGTCTGATTCCACACAAGAGGAACTTTTGAAGGTTATCGATCGTTTAAACAAGGATGATGAGATTCATGGCGTGTTACTGCTTCGTCCTCTTCCAAAGCATCTAAATCAGGAACAGATTGAAAATGCCCTTGTTCCTGAAAAAGATGTAGATTGTATGACGGACTCCTCGATGACCGGTGTATTTACAGGAAAATCTATTGGATTTCCACCCTGTACAGCACAGGCATGTATGGAAATTCTGGATCATTATAAGATAGACTGTACTGGCAAGAGGGCAGTGATCGTGGGGAGAAGTCTGGTAGTCGGCAAACCAACTGCCATGATGTTGCTGTCAAAAAATGCGACGGTTACAATCTGTCATACAAAGACAAAAGATATGGCATCCGTGATTCGTGAGGCAGACATCGTGATTGTTGCAGCCGGTCGTCCGGGGGTAGTAGATGCCGAATGTCTGCGCCCGGGGCAGATTGTCATTGACGTCGGAATTAATGTTGATCAAGACGGAAAACTCTGCGGAGATGTGGATTTCTCTCAAGCAGAGACAATCGTGGATGCGATTACTCCGGTGCCGGGCGGTGTTGGAAGTGTTACCACTTCTGTATCAGTGAGTCATGTTGTAGAGGCGGCTGTGAAAAAAGCAGGATTACAGTAG
- a CDS encoding formate--tetrahydrofolate ligase encodes MGFKTDIEIAQESEMQSIKEIAKKAGIDEEYLEQYGNYKAKIDYKLLKESDAENGKLVLVTAINPTPAGEGKTTTTIGLADALQRLDKNTMVALREPSLGPVFGVKGGAAGGGYAQVVPMEDINLHFTGDFHAIGAANNLLAAMIDNHVFHGNELNIDTKNITWKRCVDMNDRQLRNIVDGLGGKSNGEPREDGYDITVASEIMAALCLAEDLTDLKERLSRLVIGYTYGKRTEQKQVTAGDLHAEGAMCALLKDALKPNLVQTLEHVPAIVHGGPFANIAHGCNSVIATRMALKLGDYCITEAGFGADLGAEKFLDIKCRQTGLKPNAVVLVATVRALKYNGGVSKDDLGIENLEALKKGLPNLMKHVNNIKNVYHLPCVVAINAFPTDTRAELSLIEEECKKVGANAVLSEVWAKGGEGGIRLAEEVIKLCEEDNSGFTYSYDLDGSIEDRLNQIVQNIYGGKRAVLTAAAQKQAEQLERLGYGKYPVCVAKTQYSLTDDETKLGAPKDFDVTVRELKISAGAGFIVALTGKIMTMPGLPKRPAAEKIDVDENGKIVGLF; translated from the coding sequence ATGGGATTTAAGACGGATATTGAAATTGCACAAGAATCTGAGATGCAGTCAATCAAAGAAATTGCCAAAAAAGCAGGTATCGATGAAGAATATCTGGAACAATATGGGAACTATAAGGCGAAGATAGACTATAAACTGCTGAAAGAATCAGATGCGGAAAACGGAAAACTAGTGTTGGTTACAGCCATTAATCCAACCCCTGCCGGAGAGGGGAAGACGACGACTACCATTGGTCTTGCTGATGCGCTGCAAAGACTTGATAAAAACACAATGGTTGCACTGAGAGAACCATCTCTGGGACCGGTCTTCGGAGTCAAAGGAGGTGCCGCAGGAGGCGGTTATGCACAGGTTGTTCCGATGGAGGATATTAATCTGCACTTTACCGGTGATTTTCACGCAATCGGTGCGGCGAATAACCTGCTGGCAGCCATGATTGACAATCACGTCTTCCATGGAAATGAGCTGAATATTGATACGAAGAATATCACATGGAAGAGATGTGTGGACATGAATGACCGTCAGCTTAGAAACATTGTCGACGGGCTGGGCGGAAAATCAAATGGAGAACCAAGAGAGGATGGCTATGATATCACAGTTGCATCCGAGATAATGGCTGCACTTTGTCTTGCCGAAGATCTCACTGACCTGAAAGAACGTCTTTCCAGACTGGTGATCGGATATACATACGGAAAAAGAACAGAACAAAAACAGGTGACAGCAGGGGATCTACATGCTGAAGGTGCCATGTGTGCTCTTTTAAAGGATGCCTTGAAACCCAACCTTGTTCAGACACTGGAGCATGTGCCTGCGATCGTACATGGAGGACCTTTTGCCAATATCGCACATGGCTGCAACTCCGTGATCGCGACAAGAATGGCATTAAAATTAGGTGATTACTGCATTACGGAAGCCGGATTCGGTGCAGATCTGGGTGCCGAAAAATTCCTGGACATCAAATGTCGTCAAACCGGGCTGAAACCGAATGCAGTTGTTCTTGTGGCAACGGTTCGTGCTTTGAAATATAATGGCGGAGTATCAAAAGATGATCTGGGAATTGAAAATCTGGAAGCATTGAAAAAAGGTCTCCCGAATCTGATGAAACATGTAAACAACATCAAAAATGTATACCATCTGCCTTGTGTTGTGGCTATCAACGCATTTCCGACCGATACCAGAGCTGAATTATCACTGATCGAAGAAGAATGTAAGAAGGTTGGTGCGAATGCTGTATTGTCAGAAGTCTGGGCAAAAGGAGGCGAGGGTGGTATTCGTTTGGCAGAAGAAGTGATCAAACTTTGTGAAGAAGATAACAGTGGATTCACATATTCCTATGATCTGGATGGCAGCATTGAGGATAGACTGAATCAGATTGTACAGAATATATATGGTGGAAAACGTGCAGTACTTACGGCGGCTGCACAAAAACAGGCTGAACAGCTTGAGAGACTAGGATATGGAAAATATCCGGTATGCGTGGCAAAGACACAATATTCATTGACCGATGATGAGACAAAGCTTGGTGCGCCAAAGGATTTTGATGTCACCGTTCGTGAATTGAAGATTTCAGCAGGGGCTGGTTTTATTGTGGCACTGACTGGTAAGATTATGACGATGCCGGGACTTCCAAAACGCCCCGCTGCAGAGAAGATTGACGTAGATGAGAATGGAAAAATAGTAGGACTGTTTTAA